A single Cottoperca gobio chromosome 3, fCotGob3.1, whole genome shotgun sequence DNA region contains:
- the minar1 gene encoding major intrinsically disordered Notch2-binding receptor 1 isoform X2, translated as MDPLPEYSVFLVRILDELDTKHKTMSYQDLCKSLCARFDLVQLAKLRSLLFYTACLDPAFPATLFKDKMRCSMEDPQSKKLIVAADIVTMFNLIQMNGGIAKDKLPIVHRHKFHKNQSLELCRSDDDSYKFQNCDRGLGYEHMDQPRDGHHHHHHHPRPQQHSVPQSATPCPKSSECNNCQPFIPTSDPNFLLGVNKDLKCRAASLDKLHHLPQYSSGSPHSPPCEMQSTYFPMDIDSESTTDQESLQHIGHPEPFSVHSSIQKRNVFKEDFHNVVAFSPQVITAKGKQGSKAAESYHRKELHKPTTFFNHSFELPYSNPYFEPTLNSPLQDRRRVKHESLDDLQASTYFGPTTVSECVSSRKHNNKAGKHPPWPVKSLSLNTEERPPELERSFLNSKPLKETFHRNVPIRRTDNEQHFQSPKEKVVASPSGFAKKSDGIKNKDVALMASGLSGLEKREAAKRFRDKNMNSPSFQGGDSSSSVGTQTEQAEKKKGKEYPAKYSDRERHAFKHCDEDSEIISDDISDIFRFLDDMSVCDSLGVVQSSCYNSNGSLSQVTLKSEGDSSPERNTVKLAKSKLDRLFHSLENTDDELKSSVCKLVMRIGEIEKKLESLSGVRSEISQVLSKLNKLDEKIQEPEANGKRGETASASGSNATPDEPHPHPHPHLHTALSPHVFQCHTTGHNVKMDNGPSEEWCCLDGSNSDSLRVKALRKSMFTRRSSRSLNEENSATESKVASITYSPRDWRTVSYSCHPGDEGKDKDKDRQRKAKERL; from the exons ATGGACCCCCTCCCGGAGTATTCTGTGTTCCTGGTGCGGATCCTGGATGAGCTGGACACCAAGCACAAGACCATGTCCTACCAGGACCTGTGTAAGTCCCTATGCGCTCGCTTCGACCTGGTTCAACTGGCCAAGCTCCGCAGCCTGCTCTTCTACACAGCCTGCCTGGACCCCGCCTTCCCAGCCACCCTCTTCAAGGACAAGATGCGCTGCTCTATGGAGGACCCGCAATCCAAGAAGCTCATAGTGGCGGCAGACATCGTCACCATGTTCAACTTGATCCAGATGAACGGAGGCATAGCGAAAGACAAGCTCCCTATAGTGCATAGACACAAGTTCCACAAAAACCAGTCGTTGGAGCTGTGCAGATCTGACGATGACTCCTATAAGTTTCAGAACTGTGACAGGGGGCTTGGTTATGAGCACATGGATCAACCCAGAGATGgacaccatcaccaccaccaccatccccGCCCCCAGCAGCACTCTGTGCCTCAGAGCGCCACTCCCTGTCCTAAATCATCTGAATGCAACAACTGCCAGCCGTTTATTCCCACCTCGGACCCTAATTTCCTTCTGGGTGTCAACAAGGACCTGAAATGTAGAGCAGCCTCTCTGGACAAGCTGCACCATTTGCCCCAGTACTCCAGCGGCAGTCCGCACTCCCCACCCTGTGAAATGCAGAGCACCTACTTTCCCATGGACATCGACAGTGAGTCGACCACCGACCAGGAGTCCCTGCAGCACATCGGCCACCCCGAGCCCTTCTCTGTTCACTCCTCCATCCAGAAGAGGAACGTCTTTAAGGAGGACTTCCACAACGTTGTGGCCTTCTCCCCACag GTGATCACTGCTAAAGGCAAGCAGGGCAGTAAGGCCGCTGAAAGCTACCACCGGAAGGAGCTGCACAAGCCTACTACCTTCTTCAACCACAGCTTTGAACTGCCCTACAGTAACCCCTACTTTGAGCCGACACTCAACTCCCCTCTACAGGACAGGCGGAGGGTAAAGCATGAGAGCCTGGACGACTTACAGGCATCCACATACTTTGGTCCGACCACAGTCTCCGAGTGCGTCAGCAGCAGGAAGCACAATAACAAAGCAGGGAAGCATCCGCCATGGCCGGTGAAGAGCCTCAGTCTCAACACAGAAGAGAGGCCTCCAGAACTGGAGAGATCATTTCTGAACAGCAAACCACTCAAAGAAACCTTCCATCGCAATGTCCCCATCAGAAGAACTGACAACGAGCAGCATTTTCAGAGCCCAAAGGAAAAGGTTGTTGCTTCTCCCTCTGGCTTTGCAAAGAAAAGTGACGGAATAAAAAACAAGGATGTAGCCTTGATGGCAAGTGGGCTTTCGGGTTTAGAGAAAAGGGAAGCAGCCAAAAGGTTTAGGGACAAAAATATGAACAGTCCATCCTTTCAGGGAGGGGACAGCTCCTCTAGTGTTGGGACTCAAACAGAGCAGgctgagaagaagaaggggaaggaATACCCAGCAAAGTACAGTGACAGAGAAAGGCACGCTTTCAAACACTGTGATGAGGACTCTGAGATCATTAGTGATGACATCAGTGACATTTTTCGTTTTCTGGATGATATGAGTGTTTGTGACTCTCTGGGCGTTGTCCAATCGTCATGCTACAACAGTAatggctctctctctcaggtaaCGCTGAAGTCTGAGGGCGACAGCTCCCCTGAACGCAACACGGTCAAACTAGCCAAGTCAAAGCTGGACCGCCTCTTCCATTCGCTGGAAAACACAGACGATGAGCTCAAATCAAGTGTGTGCAAGTTGGTTATGAGGATTGGTGAGATTGAGAAGAAGTTGGAGTCTCTGTCGGGGGTCCGCAGTGAGATCTCCCAGGTGCTTTCCAAACTCAACAAGCTGGACGAGAAGATCCAGGAGCCTGAGGCCAATGGGAAACGCGGGGAGACGGCGTCTGCATCCGGGTCCAATGCTACACCTGACGAGCCAcacccccatcctcatccaCATCTCCATACTGCCCTCTCACCCCATGTTTTCCAGTGCCACACCACCGGTCACAATGTAAAAATGGACAATGGCCCTTCAGAGGAGTGGTGCTGCTTAGATGGGAGTAACAGCGATAGCCTCAGGGTAAAAGCTCTGAGAAAGAGCATGTTCACCAGGAGGTCGTCCCGCTCGCTGAACGAGGAGAACAGTGCCACTGAGTCAAAGGTTGCCAGCATCACCTACTCTCCACGGGACTGGAGGACAGTCTCCTACTCCTGCCACCCTGGAGATGAGGGcaaggacaaggacaaggacaGGCAGCGGAAAGCCAAAGAG cggctttga
- the minar1 gene encoding major intrinsically disordered Notch2-binding receptor 1 isoform X1, whose protein sequence is MDPLPEYSVFLVRILDELDTKHKTMSYQDLCKSLCARFDLVQLAKLRSLLFYTACLDPAFPATLFKDKMRCSMEDPQSKKLIVAADIVTMFNLIQMNGGIAKDKLPIVHRHKFHKNQSLELCRSDDDSYKFQNCDRGLGYEHMDQPRDGHHHHHHHPRPQQHSVPQSATPCPKSSECNNCQPFIPTSDPNFLLGVNKDLKCRAASLDKLHHLPQYSSGSPHSPPCEMQSTYFPMDIDSESTTDQESLQHIGHPEPFSVHSSIQKRNVFKEDFHNVVAFSPQVITAKGKQGSKAAESYHRKELHKPTTFFNHSFELPYSNPYFEPTLNSPLQDRRRVKHESLDDLQASTYFGPTTVSECVSSRKHNNKAGKHPPWPVKSLSLNTEERPPELERSFLNSKPLKETFHRNVPIRRTDNEQHFQSPKEKVVASPSGFAKKSDGIKNKDVALMASGLSGLEKREAAKRFRDKNMNSPSFQGGDSSSSVGTQTEQAEKKKGKEYPAKYSDRERHAFKHCDEDSEIISDDISDIFRFLDDMSVCDSLGVVQSSCYNSNGSLSQVTLKSEGDSSPERNTVKLAKSKLDRLFHSLENTDDELKSSVCKLVMRIGEIEKKLESLSGVRSEISQVLSKLNKLDEKIQEPEANGKRGETASASGSNATPDEPHPHPHPHLHTALSPHVFQCHTTGHNVKMDNGPSEEWCCLDGSNSDSLRVKALRKSMFTRRSSRSLNEENSATESKVASITYSPRDWRTVSYSCHPGDEGKDKDKDRQRKAKEVEREHQYELPQTHRPPKPQKESYLSEQVFSPHPFTPSIKAHVKGSPLYTDLRLTSLSDGKHNQASWTIEEYKRNSGEKGKQLTALDLQTQETLNPNNLEYWMEDIYTPGYDSLLKRKEAEFRRAKVCKIGALIAAATCTVILVIVVPICTMKT, encoded by the exons ATGGACCCCCTCCCGGAGTATTCTGTGTTCCTGGTGCGGATCCTGGATGAGCTGGACACCAAGCACAAGACCATGTCCTACCAGGACCTGTGTAAGTCCCTATGCGCTCGCTTCGACCTGGTTCAACTGGCCAAGCTCCGCAGCCTGCTCTTCTACACAGCCTGCCTGGACCCCGCCTTCCCAGCCACCCTCTTCAAGGACAAGATGCGCTGCTCTATGGAGGACCCGCAATCCAAGAAGCTCATAGTGGCGGCAGACATCGTCACCATGTTCAACTTGATCCAGATGAACGGAGGCATAGCGAAAGACAAGCTCCCTATAGTGCATAGACACAAGTTCCACAAAAACCAGTCGTTGGAGCTGTGCAGATCTGACGATGACTCCTATAAGTTTCAGAACTGTGACAGGGGGCTTGGTTATGAGCACATGGATCAACCCAGAGATGgacaccatcaccaccaccaccatccccGCCCCCAGCAGCACTCTGTGCCTCAGAGCGCCACTCCCTGTCCTAAATCATCTGAATGCAACAACTGCCAGCCGTTTATTCCCACCTCGGACCCTAATTTCCTTCTGGGTGTCAACAAGGACCTGAAATGTAGAGCAGCCTCTCTGGACAAGCTGCACCATTTGCCCCAGTACTCCAGCGGCAGTCCGCACTCCCCACCCTGTGAAATGCAGAGCACCTACTTTCCCATGGACATCGACAGTGAGTCGACCACCGACCAGGAGTCCCTGCAGCACATCGGCCACCCCGAGCCCTTCTCTGTTCACTCCTCCATCCAGAAGAGGAACGTCTTTAAGGAGGACTTCCACAACGTTGTGGCCTTCTCCCCACag GTGATCACTGCTAAAGGCAAGCAGGGCAGTAAGGCCGCTGAAAGCTACCACCGGAAGGAGCTGCACAAGCCTACTACCTTCTTCAACCACAGCTTTGAACTGCCCTACAGTAACCCCTACTTTGAGCCGACACTCAACTCCCCTCTACAGGACAGGCGGAGGGTAAAGCATGAGAGCCTGGACGACTTACAGGCATCCACATACTTTGGTCCGACCACAGTCTCCGAGTGCGTCAGCAGCAGGAAGCACAATAACAAAGCAGGGAAGCATCCGCCATGGCCGGTGAAGAGCCTCAGTCTCAACACAGAAGAGAGGCCTCCAGAACTGGAGAGATCATTTCTGAACAGCAAACCACTCAAAGAAACCTTCCATCGCAATGTCCCCATCAGAAGAACTGACAACGAGCAGCATTTTCAGAGCCCAAAGGAAAAGGTTGTTGCTTCTCCCTCTGGCTTTGCAAAGAAAAGTGACGGAATAAAAAACAAGGATGTAGCCTTGATGGCAAGTGGGCTTTCGGGTTTAGAGAAAAGGGAAGCAGCCAAAAGGTTTAGGGACAAAAATATGAACAGTCCATCCTTTCAGGGAGGGGACAGCTCCTCTAGTGTTGGGACTCAAACAGAGCAGgctgagaagaagaaggggaaggaATACCCAGCAAAGTACAGTGACAGAGAAAGGCACGCTTTCAAACACTGTGATGAGGACTCTGAGATCATTAGTGATGACATCAGTGACATTTTTCGTTTTCTGGATGATATGAGTGTTTGTGACTCTCTGGGCGTTGTCCAATCGTCATGCTACAACAGTAatggctctctctctcaggtaaCGCTGAAGTCTGAGGGCGACAGCTCCCCTGAACGCAACACGGTCAAACTAGCCAAGTCAAAGCTGGACCGCCTCTTCCATTCGCTGGAAAACACAGACGATGAGCTCAAATCAAGTGTGTGCAAGTTGGTTATGAGGATTGGTGAGATTGAGAAGAAGTTGGAGTCTCTGTCGGGGGTCCGCAGTGAGATCTCCCAGGTGCTTTCCAAACTCAACAAGCTGGACGAGAAGATCCAGGAGCCTGAGGCCAATGGGAAACGCGGGGAGACGGCGTCTGCATCCGGGTCCAATGCTACACCTGACGAGCCAcacccccatcctcatccaCATCTCCATACTGCCCTCTCACCCCATGTTTTCCAGTGCCACACCACCGGTCACAATGTAAAAATGGACAATGGCCCTTCAGAGGAGTGGTGCTGCTTAGATGGGAGTAACAGCGATAGCCTCAGGGTAAAAGCTCTGAGAAAGAGCATGTTCACCAGGAGGTCGTCCCGCTCGCTGAACGAGGAGAACAGTGCCACTGAGTCAAAGGTTGCCAGCATCACCTACTCTCCACGGGACTGGAGGACAGTCTCCTACTCCTGCCACCCTGGAGATGAGGGcaaggacaaggacaaggacaGGCAGCGGAAAGCCAAAGAG GTAGAACGAGAGCATCAATACGAGCTCCCCCAAACCCATCGTCCACCTAAACCGCAGAAGGAGTCTTACCTGAGCGAGCAGGTTTTCTCACCGCATCCCTTCACCCCCTCCATTAAGGCCCATGTGAAAGGCAGCCCCCTGTACACAGACTTGAGGCTCACCAGCCTGTCAGATGGCAAGCACAACCAGGCGTCCTGGACTATCGAGGAGTATAAACGCAACTCAGGAGAGAAGGGAAAACAGCTCACAGCTCTGGACCTGCAG ACACAGGAGACCCTAAACCCCAATAACCTGGAGTACTGGATGGAGGATATCTACACACCAGGCTATGACTCGCTGCTCAAGAGGAAAGAGGCAGAGTTCAGGAGGGCTAAGGTGTGTAAGATCGGAGCGCTGATTGCAGCAGCTACCTGCACTGTGATCCTGGTCATCGTTGTTCCAATTTGCACCATGAAAACATGA